From one Melioribacteraceae bacterium genomic stretch:
- the nuoL gene encoding NADH-quinone oxidoreductase subunit L: protein MSEISIINSSIAILLLPLISFIILIFFGKKFPKLYLLGTGILFATLALSIAVAYSMLSSYSGETIGFSFTWIDFGEVANIGPLSIDLGIEITNITALMLIVVNLISALVHLYSIEYMHGDIRYTRYFAYLGIFTFSMLGIVLTDNILMMYIFWELVGLSSYLLIGFWFEKDSAADAGKKAFLVNRVGDIGMFIGILILFTSYETFKFSEIFEQISLGNLPFDSTTILTAAGILIFMGAIGKSAQFPLHVWLPDAMEGPTPVSALIHAATMVAAGVYLIVKIFVMLTADAMLVIAVVGGVTAFVAATIALTQNDIKKVLAYSTVSQLGYMVLAIGVGAYAFAFFHLVTHAFFKACLFLGSGSVIHAMHHEQDIRHMGGLRKKMPLTYYTFLISTLAISGVPLFSGFLSKDGILAGTLAFGNLTGHWLLPIIGFTVAAMTAFYMFRLVIITFHGEPRNKEKYDHVHESKWVMTAPLAVLSLLSIFIFYTPNPLSSDAGWFLSDWVQTPQTVVPASASFDFMQSGMNSHEAGLAQEAGITHSVQYTEAMHHAHYPAMILSLVLAGLGILMAFTFYQWKKVDTDKLATKLNSLYKFSLNKWYVDEFYHATFIGGTLKGAGLLSWFDYYIVDGIVNASASATRFISRISGWFDTFVVDGFVNFTALFSGFVGLTFRRLQTGKVQTYVVFVVFAVLILLLLFRPF from the coding sequence GTTATCTTCTTATTCCGGAGAGACAATCGGTTTTTCATTTACATGGATTGATTTTGGTGAAGTTGCTAATATCGGTCCCCTTTCAATCGACCTCGGTATAGAAATAACAAACATCACAGCACTGATGTTAATTGTTGTAAATCTTATCAGCGCCTTAGTACACCTATACTCAATTGAATACATGCATGGCGATATAAGATATACAAGATACTTCGCTTATTTAGGAATTTTTACATTTTCGATGTTGGGAATTGTCCTCACCGATAACATTTTAATGATGTATATATTTTGGGAACTCGTTGGACTTTCTTCATACTTATTAATTGGTTTTTGGTTTGAGAAAGATTCTGCAGCGGATGCTGGTAAAAAAGCTTTCCTTGTCAACCGTGTTGGTGATATTGGAATGTTCATCGGAATTCTGATTTTATTCACCAGTTACGAAACATTCAAATTCTCCGAAATATTTGAACAAATTTCACTTGGTAATCTTCCATTTGATAGTACTACTATCTTAACTGCGGCCGGCATTTTAATTTTTATGGGAGCCATAGGAAAATCAGCTCAATTTCCATTGCATGTTTGGTTGCCTGATGCTATGGAAGGCCCGACTCCGGTTAGTGCTTTAATCCATGCTGCCACAATGGTTGCCGCCGGTGTTTATCTTATTGTTAAGATTTTTGTAATGCTTACTGCAGATGCAATGTTAGTTATTGCTGTCGTCGGTGGAGTAACTGCATTTGTTGCAGCAACAATCGCATTAACACAAAATGATATCAAAAAGGTTTTAGCTTATTCTACTGTAAGTCAGCTTGGTTATATGGTTCTTGCAATAGGTGTTGGCGCTTATGCGTTCGCATTCTTTCATTTAGTCACTCACGCATTCTTTAAAGCATGCTTATTCCTTGGTTCCGGTTCTGTAATTCATGCTATGCATCATGAACAAGATATTCGCCATATGGGTGGTTTAAGAAAGAAAATGCCTTTGACTTATTATACTTTTCTAATTTCCACTCTTGCAATTTCCGGTGTTCCATTATTTTCAGGTTTTTTAAGTAAAGATGGAATTCTAGCAGGAACACTTGCATTCGGTAATTTAACAGGACATTGGCTATTACCAATAATTGGATTCACAGTCGCTGCAATGACTGCTTTCTACATGTTTAGATTGGTAATCATTACCTTCCATGGTGAACCCAGGAATAAAGAAAAATATGATCACGTGCATGAAAGTAAATGGGTAATGACAGCCCCGCTTGCAGTACTTAGTTTACTTTCTATTTTTATTTTTTATACGCCTAATCCACTTTCCTCCGATGCCGGTTGGTTTTTAAGTGACTGGGTACAAACACCACAGACTGTCGTTCCTGCTTCAGCAAGTTTTGATTTTATGCAATCAGGTATGAATTCACATGAAGCCGGTTTAGCACAGGAAGCTGGGATTACTCATTCGGTTCAATATACAGAAGCAATGCATCACGCACACTATCCGGCAATGATTCTCTCTTTGGTTTTAGCCGGATTAGGTATTTTGATGGCATTTACCTTCTATCAATGGAAAAAAGTCGATACGGATAAATTAGCGACAAAACTAAATTCACTATATAAATTTTCGCTTAATAAATGGTACGTTGATGAATTTTATCATGCTACATTTATTGGAGGAACGTTAAAAGGCGCCGGATTATTATCCTGGTTTGACTATTATATAGTCGACGGAATAGTAAATGCAAGTGCTTCAGCAACAAGATTTATATCACGTATCAGTGGTTGGTTTGATACTTTCGTAGTAGATGGATTTGTTAACTTTACTGCTTTGTTCAGCGGATTTGTGGGATTAACATTCCGCAGATTACAAACAGGAAAAGTTCAGACATATGTAGTTTTTGTAGTATTCGCGGTCTTAATTCTATTATTGTTATTTAGACCGTTCTAA
- a CDS encoding NADH-quinone oxidoreductase subunit M, whose amino-acid sequence MIGFPILSLITFLPVIGMIIILALPKEKTLWVKYTALAATGLQVVLAVILLGNYDYSAAGVFQEESFQFIEKFRWIEITGLSWLGTVKVDYFLGIDGLSMPMVLLTALVSFIATISSWNINKSIKGYFALFLLLDTGMMGVFVALDLFLFYVFWELMLLPMYFLIGIWGGPRKEYAAIKFFIYTLFGSIFILLVMIGLYFSATEVINGGDRVFTFNILALMDQANYNADGILSPFNPHNLRLIAYIALFVGFAIKIPMFPFHTWLPDAHVEAPTPISVILAGVLLKMGTYGILRISYPIFPDITRDLMWYIALFGMVNIIYGALVALAQKDFKKLIAYSSISHMGYVLLGMASLSTTGINGAIFQMFNHGTITAMLFLIVGVVYDRAHTRGINDFGGLANQMPVYTGFVTVAFFAAIGLPSLSGFISEALVFVGAFGESSIRILAIISTLGILLGAGYMLWTFQRIFFGKLNEKWAQLTDLDSREYIMFIPLTIIIIFLGIYPSAMLDIMNTSVNTLVEFMINGAANISNSGL is encoded by the coding sequence ATGATTGGATTCCCAATTTTATCGTTGATAACATTCTTACCGGTAATAGGGATGATCATAATCCTTGCTTTACCAAAAGAAAAAACTCTTTGGGTAAAGTACACAGCTTTAGCTGCAACAGGGCTTCAAGTTGTACTTGCAGTAATACTTTTAGGTAATTATGATTATTCGGCAGCCGGTGTATTTCAAGAAGAGAGTTTTCAGTTCATCGAAAAATTTAGATGGATCGAAATTACCGGACTATCTTGGTTAGGAACTGTTAAAGTAGATTACTTCCTAGGTATTGACGGCTTAAGTATGCCGATGGTACTTTTAACGGCTCTGGTTAGTTTTATTGCGACCATTTCTTCTTGGAATATCAATAAATCAATAAAAGGTTATTTTGCACTCTTCTTGCTTTTAGATACCGGTATGATGGGTGTTTTCGTTGCGTTAGATTTATTCTTATTCTACGTATTTTGGGAATTAATGTTATTACCGATGTATTTCTTGATCGGTATTTGGGGTGGACCAAGAAAAGAATATGCTGCAATTAAGTTTTTCATCTATACTTTATTCGGATCTATTTTTATTCTTTTAGTAATGATCGGACTTTACTTCTCGGCTACCGAAGTTATCAACGGCGGTGATAGAGTTTTCACTTTTAATATACTTGCTTTGATGGATCAGGCAAATTATAACGCAGATGGAATACTTTCTCCTTTCAATCCGCATAATCTTAGATTAATAGCATACATTGCATTATTTGTCGGCTTCGCTATAAAGATTCCAATGTTCCCGTTTCACACATGGTTACCGGATGCACACGTTGAAGCACCGACACCAATCTCAGTTATTCTTGCCGGTGTTCTCTTGAAGATGGGTACTTATGGTATTCTAAGAATTAGTTATCCAATCTTCCCGGATATTACTCGTGATCTGATGTGGTACATTGCTCTGTTCGGAATGGTAAATATTATCTACGGTGCTCTAGTTGCTTTAGCTCAAAAAGACTTCAAGAAATTGATAGCTTATTCTTCTATCTCCCACATGGGTTATGTTCTTCTCGGAATGGCTTCACTTTCAACGACAGGAATTAATGGTGCGATATTCCAAATGTTCAATCACGGAACAATAACAGCAATGCTATTCTTAATTGTAGGTGTTGTTTATGATAGAGCACATACAAGGGGAATAAATGATTTTGGCGGACTAGCTAATCAAATGCCGGTTTATACAGGATTTGTTACTGTTGCATTTTTTGCCGCAATCGGATTACCAAGTTTAAGCGGATTTATCTCTGAAGCACTCGTATTTGTCGGAGCATTCGGAGAAAGTAGTATCAGAATATTAGCAATAATTTCTACTCTCGGAATATTATTAGGTGCGGGTTATATGCTGTGGACATTCCAAAGAATTTTCTTCGGGAAATTAAATGAGAAATGGGCACAGTTAACCGACTTAGATTCTAGAGAATATATTATGTTTATTCCTCTAACTATAATCATAATATTCCTTGGTATATATCCTTCGGCAATGTTGGATATAATGAATACATCTGTGAATACTCTCGTTGAATTTATGATTAATGGTGCAGCTAATATTTCAAATAGTGGTTTATAA